CATCACGACATGCTGAATATCGAACCGGCATCCCATATCAGCGCCGTCGTTCAGGCAGAACTGCTGCGGGAATTCCTGGTCCTGCGTCGGCCTCAGATTGAGGCCAAGATTGAGCGTGTGACGCGGTTCGCCTAGTCCGACAGGTTCTAGCATCGACAATTGAATTATCCCGCCCCACGCAATCGTGGGGCGGGATAAAATATCGAAATCGGGTTTGCTGATCTGCTCCAATGGGTTACTGCTATCGAGATGAGCGGCATATGTCCTTGGCTCTAATGCCAATCACGACGATACCGCTGGCCCACCTCGTTTGCGGATCTTGCCATGACCCAGCCATTCCTTCCCCTTGCCATCCGCCCGTTAACCCCTGAAGCCTTCGCTCCCTTCGGTGATGTCATCGAGGCAGATCCCGCCCGGATGCGGCTGATCAATGGCGGTACGACTGAGCGGTTTCATGCTCTGGCCAGCCCCGATGCGGTGGGTGAGGGCGCGCGCGTGGTCCTCAATATCTTTCGCGGTCAGTCGCGTCGCTTTCCCTATGAGATTGGCATGATGGAACGGCATCCGCTTGGCAGCCAAAGCTTTACGCCACTGTCCGGACGCCCGTTCCTGTTGGCGGTTTCGCTGGACGAGGGGGGTCGCCCGGGTGTGCCGCAGGTATTTCTGGCCGCGCCGCATCAGGGTGTGAACTATCACCGCAATGTCTGGCACCATCCATTGATGGCAATCGGTGAGGTTAGCGATTTTCTGGTTGCGGATCGCGACGGGCCGGGAAACAATCTGGAAGAGTTCTTCTTCGACCAGCCCTACCTGATTCTGGAGCCACGCCCATGACCGGCCTGACCACCCATGTTCTCGACACCGCCTTGGGCCGCCCGGCGTCTGGCCTGCGCATCCAGCTGATGCGGATGAACGGCGAGGAGGCGGAGCTGATCAAGACCGTGTTCACCAATGCCGATGGCCGGGTGGATGGCGGGCCGATCCTGGCTGGCGAGGACTTTCGCATCGGCCAATATGAATTGCTGTTTCATGCCGGTGACTATCTGCTTACCCAGGGGGCGGAACTAACCGATCCGCCGTTTCTGGATGTCATTCCCATTCGCTTCGGCATTGCCGATCCGCAGGCCCATTACCATGTGCCGCTGCTGCTTTCGCCCTACGGCTATTCTACCTATCGCGGGAGCTGACCCATGCGTTTTGCCGCCATCGCCGATATTCACGGCAATTGTCTGGCTCTGGAAGCGGTGCTGGCCGATATTGCCGCCCAGGGGATTGGCTATGACCATGTCGTCAATCTCGGAGATTGTTTTTCCGGGCCGCTGGAGGCGGGGCGCACCGGCGACCTGCTGCTGTTGCTGGATCTCGTCACCGTCAGGGGCAATCACGACCGCTATCTGATCGAGCAGGACAGGGCGGCGATGCATTCTTCTGATGCGGTTGCTTACGACCAGCTCTCGCCCCGGCATTTGCAATGGCTGCAACGCCTGCCAGTCACCACGGTTTGGCGCAAGGAGGTGTTTCTCTGCCATGCCACGCCTGATATTGACGATCTCTACTGGCTGGAAAGCGTCAGCCCCGAAGGCCTGGTGCATCTGAAGGCCCGCGCCGAAATTGAGGCACTGGCCGAGGGCGTCGGGCAGGAACTGATCCTCTGTGCCCACTCGCATCTGCCGCGTGCGGTGCGGCTTACCGATGGACGGCTGATCGTCAATCCCGGCAGCGTCGGCTGCCCGGCCTATGATGATGACGTACCGTTTTATCACCGGGTGGAAGCTGGAACGCCGCTCGCCTCCTATGCCATTCTGGAAAAGGGTGAGACAGGCTGGACGGTGACGTTCCGGCAAGTGCCTTACCGTCATCTCGAAATGGCCCGGCTGGCGGCGGACAGGGGCCGGGACGATTGGGCAAGCGGGCTGGAAAGCGGCTGGCTCGCCTGACGATCAATGCCAAAAATAATCTGTTGCAACACTCTTTCCCCGACCTTTCTGAGCCGCGGCGCTGTATGATGGCTCCGGGAAGAGGATGAATGAACCATCATGCGATTGCTGATCGTTGAAGACAATCATGAATTGGCCGATTGGCTGGCCAAGGCCCTGACCCAGGCCCATTACACCGTGGATGCCGCCCATGATGGTGAGGAGGCCGAGGATTTTTTGAACCTCGCCGATTATGCCGCTGTGATCCTCGATCTGTCCCTGCCGAAGATCGATGGAATGACCCTGCTGAAGCGCATTCGTCGCAGTGGCCGTAAGGTGCCGGTGATTATCCTGACCGCCAATGCCTCGCTGGACGGACGGGTGGCGGGGCTGGATTCCGGTGCCGACGACTATCTCGCCAAGCCTTTCGAAATGGCCGAGCTGGAAGCCCGGCTGCGGGCGCTGATCCGGCGCGGCCATGATCTGGCCAGCCCGGAAATTGCCGTGGCCGATCTGGTGCTGAATAGCGCGACACGGCAGTTTTCCCTGAAGGGCGAGGTCTTGTCGCTGACGCCACGCGAACATTCGGTGCTGGAATATTTGATACTGAAGGCGGGCAGCACCGTGACCAAGGCGGCGCTGTCGCAAAGCGTGTTCGGCTTTGATGCCGAGACCGATCCGAGTGCCATTGAGATTTACGTGCATCGGGTC
The nucleotide sequence above comes from Agrobacterium vitis. Encoded proteins:
- a CDS encoding ureidoglycolate lyase, with amino-acid sequence MTQPFLPLAIRPLTPEAFAPFGDVIEADPARMRLINGGTTERFHALASPDAVGEGARVVLNIFRGQSRRFPYEIGMMERHPLGSQSFTPLSGRPFLLAVSLDEGGRPGVPQVFLAAPHQGVNYHRNVWHHPLMAIGEVSDFLVADRDGPGNNLEEFFFDQPYLILEPRP
- the uraH gene encoding hydroxyisourate hydrolase, whose amino-acid sequence is MTGLTTHVLDTALGRPASGLRIQLMRMNGEEAELIKTVFTNADGRVDGGPILAGEDFRIGQYELLFHAGDYLLTQGAELTDPPFLDVIPIRFGIADPQAHYHVPLLLSPYGYSTYRGS
- a CDS encoding metallophosphoesterase family protein; this encodes MRFAAIADIHGNCLALEAVLADIAAQGIGYDHVVNLGDCFSGPLEAGRTGDLLLLLDLVTVRGNHDRYLIEQDRAAMHSSDAVAYDQLSPRHLQWLQRLPVTTVWRKEVFLCHATPDIDDLYWLESVSPEGLVHLKARAEIEALAEGVGQELILCAHSHLPRAVRLTDGRLIVNPGSVGCPAYDDDVPFYHRVEAGTPLASYAILEKGETGWTVTFRQVPYRHLEMARLAADRGRDDWASGLESGWLA
- a CDS encoding response regulator produces the protein MRLLIVEDNHELADWLAKALTQAHYTVDAAHDGEEAEDFLNLADYAAVILDLSLPKIDGMTLLKRIRRSGRKVPVIILTANASLDGRVAGLDSGADDYLAKPFEMAELEARLRALIRRGHDLASPEIAVADLVLNSATRQFSLKGEVLSLTPREHSVLEYLILKAGSTVTKAALSQSVFGFDAETDPSAIEIYVHRVRKKLEGGAVQIATLRGLGYMLRAA